A region of the candidate division KSB1 bacterium genome:
TTAGCCGAAGTTTTTAAATCCGCCGGGTACACAACCCTGGGTTTCAATGCCGCAAATCCCTATGTGTCACGGTCCTTTCATTATGATCGAGGTTTCGATGAATTCCATGACTATCTGGATTTTTCAGTTCCAACTGATTCACTTACGTCGTGCCGTCAATCAGAAACCGGGATCAATATTCCGGAACTCGATTTAAATCGCTACTTGATCTCAGATGAGGTTGTTCGTTCAAAAGCTTATCTTGAGGAAAGAATTAATTCAGATTGCTTTGATGCAATCAATAGTGTCTCGGGAGAACCTTTCTTTCTCTGGATCCATTTTATGGATACCCATTTCCCGTATTTGCCTCAACCATCGGCACAACTTGCATTAGGCATTGAATCGATTTCAAAAGAGGAAAATTTCAAACTCAACACTCGGGTCAGGGAAAATATGCCTTTATCCTCGGGAGTGCTTTCCAGGGTCGTCCAACTTTATGATGCTTCAATTCGACAGCTCGATTCTAAAATTGGTGAGTTGTTTGAATTTTTAAAGAGGCGAAATATTTTCGAATCTTCAATGATTGCTTTTACTGCTGATCATGGTGAGGAATTTAAAGATCACGGTGATTTGCAGCACAAGTCAAAACTGTTTGATGAGTTGATTCATGTGCCTCTTCTCATCAAAAAACCTCATCACCAAAACAGTGAGGTGCATGAAGAATTAGTCAGTTTGATGCAGTTGGCGCCGACCCTCCTTTCTTCCGTTGGAATCGAGAATGTGTTTGAAACAAACGGGATTTTCGATAGCATTCCTGGTGCCTCAAACTATAGCCATTCACAAGTTTTCTCGGGTGCAAGTTATTGCGGGGATAATGCAACGCCGGTGGACCGGAACCTGTTAAATATTGACGTCCTGCCCAAAATTTACTCCTGTAGGGAGGATTACTGGAAATTAATCATGGATTTTGGAAAAGATCAAAAAATGCTTTTTAATTTGATTGCGGATCCTCTTGAGACGCAAAATCTTTATCAGAAAGAGAAAAACACAGCGTCACGACTCGAGGAAAGATTGCTAGAACGTATTGTAAGCCTGGAAAAGAGGTGTTTGAAATCGAAAATTGCTAAAGTCCGCAGAAGAGTCTTATCCAATCCTCAGGAAGCCAATGCCGTACGACTTTCATCTTGACCCGGAGAAAAAGTGGCGTCAGCAGTATCTTACCTGCAAAAATCACATTCTACCTTTTATTTTGGAGAAGGTAAATTTACCTCCAAATGCTCAGATTCTGGAGATCGGCTGTGGCGAAGGTGGCGTATTAAAAGCTTTCATTGAACGCGGTTTTACTTGTTACGGCATTGATCTCTCTCCTTCTCGTATTGAAAATGCTAAGAAAATTCTCAAGGAGGAAGTTGAGAAAAAGCTGGTGGCTTTTTACGCCTTCGATATTCACGATGATCGGCACTTTGAGCATCTTTTCGGCAAAATAGATTTGGTTATTTTAAAGGACGCGATTGAGCACATTTATGATCAAGAAAAATTTATGACAGCCCTTCATAAATTTATCAAACCCGAGGGCTCCGTATTTTTATCCTTTCCGCCGTGGCGCAATCCATTTGGCGGACATCAACAAATAGCTGCCTCGGTTTTGAGATATGTACCCTGGTTTCATGTTTTACCTCG
Encoded here:
- a CDS encoding class I SAM-dependent methyltransferase, coding for MPYDFHLDPEKKWRQQYLTCKNHILPFILEKVNLPPNAQILEIGCGEGGVLKAFIERGFTCYGIDLSPSRIENAKKILKEEVEKKLVAFYAFDIHDDRHFEHLFGKIDLVILKDAIEHIYDQEKFMTALHKFIKPEGSVFLSFPPWRNPFGGHQQIAASVLRYVPWFHVLPRGFYQSILKLFGESNKNIQTLLEIYDTRLSIRKFERILSLSKWKTCRRQFFLINPGYEFKFRLKPRKQIGFIGHIPELRDFISTAVYYIVN
- a CDS encoding sulfatase-like hydrolase/transferase — encoded protein: MHRSRPNIILVTVDSLRADHLGCYGYSKPTSPNLDQFARENSLFLHTFSDGPNTPHAFPAIMASQNSLMFSKLGLFDAPVTLAEVFKSAGYTTLGFNAANPYVSRSFHYDRGFDEFHDYLDFSVPTDSLTSCRQSETGINIPELDLNRYLISDEVVRSKAYLEERINSDCFDAINSVSGEPFFLWIHFMDTHFPYLPQPSAQLALGIESISKEENFKLNTRVRENMPLSSGVLSRVVQLYDASIRQLDSKIGELFEFLKRRNIFESSMIAFTADHGEEFKDHGDLQHKSKLFDELIHVPLLIKKPHHQNSEVHEELVSLMQLAPTLLSSVGIENVFETNGIFDSIPGASNYSHSQVFSGASYCGDNATPVDRNLLNIDVLPKIYSCREDYWKLIMDFGKDQKMLFNLIADPLETQNLYQKEKNTASRLEERLLERIVSLEKRCLKSKIAKVRRRVLSNPQEANAVRLSS